The following nucleotide sequence is from Fructobacillus americanaquae.
CACCAGGTTTTGGGTTACCTGCATGCCGAAGTTTATCAGGAAATTTATGCTGATCCTGCGTTGAATATCTTGGCACTAGCAGTCAACCGGTTAGCGCAGGGACAGGGGATTGGCACGGCTTTAGTCGTGTGGTTAGAGGAGGCGGGCAAAAGTCGAAATATTTGGACCATCCGGCTTAATTCTGGTGCCAATCGTCAAGAGGCCCATGCCTTTTATCGTCGCCTGGGTTTTGAAGAAATTAAAACGCAGAAGAAATTTGTGCGAGTGAATCGCTGATGGTCAATCCTACGACGTAAGACGGAAATTTAGCGAGATAAGCGCCTGACAAAATTGGTATAGGCGTTTTTTTAATCAACATTATTCTAATTAAAGTATATAATTACTGATTTAACAACTTTTATTATTAGAAAAATTACTTTATCTTCTAAAACCGACAAAAATCGTTATATGTATGCTACAATATTATTAGTCATACTTATTAGTTTAAGAATACTTTTGTTCACTCTAATGGCGTCGTACTTTCATACATATCTGAATATTAATTTTGACAGTTAATTGTGCCAGTATTCCAATTAGCTAAAAACCTACATGTTAATCGCCAACGATTAGCCGAAAATGTTCGCTTTTTATCTATGAAGAGACACGATTTCAAAATTCGGGGACTTACACCACT
It contains:
- a CDS encoding GNAT family N-acetyltransferase, which gives rise to MTEKFFIREATLFDLDAIHRLNTNELGYDYQIEKAKNQLVQLLEDQRHHLLAVAEDSHHQVLGYLHAEVYQEIYADPALNILALAVNRLAQGQGIGTALVVWLEEAGKSRNIWTIRLNSGANRQEAHAFYRRLGFEEIKTQKKFVRVNR